Proteins found in one Streptococcus criceti HS-6 genomic segment:
- a CDS encoding phosphatidate cytidylyltransferase: MRERVIYGGIAGAIFLAFLVLGHLPFQLFVGVLAMVGISELFKMKGLEIFSFEGVLAMLAAFVLTVPMGTYLTFLPLDASWTCFGLLSFIILAGTVLNSDTYSFDDAVFPIASAVYIGFGFQNLVNARLDSVNKVLFAIFIVWATDIGAYMIGRQFGQNKLMPKVSPNKTIEGSLGGILSALAVSLIFMLVDKSVYSPKSFLVTMILVVVFSIFAQFGDLVESAIKRHFGVKDSGKLIPGHGGILDRFDSMIFVFPIMHFFGLF; the protein is encoded by the coding sequence ATGCGTGAACGTGTGATTTACGGAGGGATTGCGGGTGCTATCTTCCTGGCCTTTTTAGTGCTGGGGCATCTCCCCTTTCAATTATTCGTCGGAGTTTTGGCTATGGTTGGCATCTCCGAGCTTTTCAAGATGAAGGGGTTAGAAATTTTTTCTTTTGAGGGAGTTCTAGCTATGTTGGCAGCCTTTGTCCTGACGGTTCCTATGGGGACCTATCTGACCTTCCTGCCTCTAGATGCTAGTTGGACCTGCTTTGGCCTACTCAGCTTTATAATTTTGGCTGGGACAGTGCTTAATAGTGATACTTATTCTTTCGATGATGCGGTCTTCCCGATTGCTTCAGCGGTCTATATTGGTTTTGGTTTCCAAAATTTGGTCAATGCTCGGCTGGATAGTGTCAATAAGGTTCTCTTCGCCATCTTTATTGTCTGGGCAACCGACATCGGTGCCTACATGATTGGTCGGCAATTCGGTCAGAATAAGCTCATGCCGAAGGTATCCCCCAACAAGACCATTGAGGGGAGTTTGGGAGGAATTCTCTCAGCCTTGGCTGTCTCCTTGATTTTCATGTTGGTGGACAAGTCTGTTTACAGTCCCAAATCCTTCCTAGTTACCATGATTTTAGTTGTTGTCTTTAGTATCTTTGCCCAATTTGGCGATTTGGTAGAAAGTGCCATCAAGCGTCATTTTGGTGTTAAGGATTCAGGGAAATTAATTCCTGGACACGGAGGAATCTTGGACCGTTTCGACAGTATGATTTTTGTTTTCCCAATCATGCATTTCTTTGGATTATTCTAA
- a CDS encoding isoprenyl transferase, translating to MAVFKFKKKQETQILEKIPKHIGIIMDGNGRWAKKRLQPRVMGHKAGMDALQRVTIKASELGVKVLTVYAFSTENWSRPADEVKFIMNLPVEFFDKYVPELHKNNVRVQVIGDTSKLPQATFEAMERACTKTQHNSGLILNFALNYGGRAEITTAVKALAQEVKDGHLQPEAIDEDLIARHLMTKALPYLYRDPDLIIRTSGELRLSNFLPWQAAYSEFYFTKVLWPDFNEDELVKAIAEFNHRQRRFGGV from the coding sequence ATGGCTGTATTTAAGTTTAAGAAAAAACAAGAGACGCAAATTCTGGAAAAAATTCCCAAACATATTGGGATTATTATGGATGGCAATGGTCGCTGGGCTAAGAAACGCCTGCAACCACGTGTCATGGGCCACAAGGCAGGAATGGATGCCCTGCAAAGAGTGACCATCAAGGCCTCTGAGCTTGGTGTTAAGGTCCTGACGGTCTACGCCTTTTCAACAGAAAATTGGTCACGGCCTGCTGATGAAGTTAAATTCATTATGAATCTTCCGGTAGAATTTTTTGATAAATATGTTCCAGAACTCCATAAAAACAATGTTCGGGTTCAGGTTATCGGGGATACCAGTAAGTTGCCTCAGGCTACTTTTGAGGCTATGGAGCGGGCCTGTACTAAGACTCAACATAACTCAGGACTGATATTAAATTTTGCCCTCAACTACGGTGGCCGAGCAGAGATTACAACAGCTGTTAAGGCTCTGGCGCAAGAAGTGAAAGATGGTCACTTGCAACCGGAAGCTATTGATGAAGACCTGATCGCTAGGCACTTAATGACTAAGGCCCTTCCTTATTTGTATCGCGACCCTGATCTGATTATTCGAACGAGTGGAGAGCTGCGGCTTAGTAACTTCCTGCCCTGGCAGGCGGCCTACAGTGAGTTTTATTTTACCAAGGTGCTCTGGCCTGATTTCAATGAAGACGAACTAGTCAAGGCTATTGCAGAATTCAACCACCGCCAAAGACGCTTTGGTGGTGTCTAA
- the yajC gene encoding preprotein translocase subunit YajC, producing MQYTTILILAIFLGGMIFVNSRAQRKQKQARDDMQNKLVKGAEVETIGGLIATVDEVDQANNRIVLDVEGVYLTFDLSRSILKVNASPADTSVVSAESTDDQAEDNDKTESAIED from the coding sequence ATGCAATACACAACCATTCTTATTTTAGCCATCTTTCTCGGAGGAATGATATTTGTTAATTCTCGCGCTCAAAGAAAACAAAAACAAGCGCGTGATGATATGCAAAATAAGCTAGTCAAGGGAGCGGAAGTTGAAACTATCGGTGGTTTAATTGCGACCGTGGATGAAGTCGACCAAGCCAACAATCGTATCGTTCTCGATGTCGAAGGCGTTTACTTGACTTTCGACTTGAGCCGTTCGATTTTAAAAGTCAATGCCTCACCAGCAGATACTTCAGTTGTTTCAGCTGAGTCAACGGATGACCAAGCGGAGGATAATGATAAAACAGAATCAGCTATTGAAGACTAA